One genomic window of Prinia subflava isolate CZ2003 ecotype Zambia chromosome 27, Cam_Psub_1.2, whole genome shotgun sequence includes the following:
- the LOC134562424 gene encoding olfactory receptor 14A16-like: MIPACQCLLSTVHDAQSEEMSNSSSSSHFLLLPLADTRQLQLLHFCLFLAISLAALLANGLIISAVACGHLLHSPMFFFLLNLALSDLGSILTTVPKAMHNSLWDTREISYEGCAAQLFLYVFFISAEYSLLTVMCYDRYVSICKPLHYGTLLGSRACAHMAAAAWASAFLNALLHTASTFSLPLCQGNALGQFFCEIPHIIKLSCSKSYLRELGLIVLSVILYFGCFAFIVFSYVQIFRAVLRIPSEQGRHKAFSTCLPHLAVVSLFLSTGFFANMKPPSISSPSLDLAVSVLYSVVPPALNPLIYSLRNQELKAAVWRLMTG; the protein is encoded by the coding sequence ATGATCCCAGCTTGTCAATGTCTTCTTTCAACAGTCCATGATGCTCAGAGTGAAgaaatgtccaacagcagctccagcagccacttcctcctgctgccattggcagacacgcggcagctgcagctcctgcacttctgcctcttcctggccatctccctggctgccctcctggccaacggcctcatcatcagcgccgtagcctgcggccacctcctgcacagccccatgttcttcttcctgctcaacctggccctcagcgacctgggctccatcctcaccactgtccccaaagccatgcacaattccctctgggacaccagggaAATCTCCTATGAAGGATGTGCTGCACAACtatttctgtatgtatttttcatttcagcagagtATTCCCTCCTGACTGTGATGTGCTACGACCgctacgtgtccatctgcaaacccctgcactacgggaccctcctgggcagcagagcttgtgcccacatggcagcagctgcctgggccagtgcctttctcaatgctctgctgcacacagccagtacattttccctgcctctgtgccaaggcaatgccctgggccagttcttctgtgaaatcccacacatcatcaagctctcctgctccaaatcctacCTCAGGGAACTTGGGCTGATTGTGCTAAGTGTTATTCtatattttggttgttttgcgttcattgttttctcctatgtgcagatcttcagggctgtgctgaggatcccctctgagcaaggacggcacaaagccttttccacctgcctccctcacctggctgtggtCTCCCTATTCCTCAGCACTGGCTTTTTTGCCAACATGAAACCCCCgtccatctcctccccatccctggatctggcAGTGTCAGTTCTATACTCGgtggtgcctccagccctgaaccccctcatctacagcctgaggaaccaggagctcaaggctgcagtgtggagacTGATGACTGGATGA